TCTTAGAGTTAGCAAAGAAGTTTGGAAGGACTCCGAGATACATTACCATGAATGGCTtttaaaaagccaaaatctAATATTTGCAATCGGCATTGCCAATCcactgaacaatcaacttttgATGAAGTTCAAACCCATGTTCACTATAAAATCGATATCTTTCCACACACAAACTATCATTCCCAAGTTCAAGAACCATCTACAAacaccatgatcaagtcctTCATCTTTCCGATCGTTTTGCCCTTGTCGGGCATGACCTTGTTATCCATGGCTTCACCCGCTCAACCCGAGGATCCTTTACCCGATGACGTTCAGCAATATGTCCTCACTGAGGTCAAACTGGTTGAAGGCGTTGAGGCTGATGAGGATgtggacgaggacgaagaagacgatAACAACGGGGTTCAAGACAGGTACGCGCTCATCCACAAACTGCTCTTGTAGATAGCGAGACTCATTTGAAATTCTTGGCGGGGTTTGTCTTTTTCAGGATCTTGCCCAGGGTTTGGTGCCGATTGAAGTGCGCTCCCATTTGCATCGCTCAGCCCAATGCTACTTGTGTGTGCACCAAGACCTTCCTCGGGATCTTTCCCCTCTTCACCATCAACCTTCCATGTTGCTAGATGATGCTGGACCTGTTTTATTTCCTTCGCATTAAAACTTCATGGTAAATCATGAAAGATAGACAAGAAATCTATCATACTGCAGCAATCATTTCAATTAATTTTAGATATCTGGTATTTGTATCTTATGTGCTTTCATCCGTTGTATGCCCTCAAACAGGTAGGTGCAATACCGTGAGGTGATTACTACCCTCGTTTCAACTGAAAAGATGCCACTGTGATGGTATGACCCTTGTGGTCATCCCTACTCTAGAACACGCCGACTTTTAAGCGATGGTCGACCATATCCACGAACTCTTAGAAAAATGAACTGCGAACAAGCTTACCACAAAATCGGCCTGCTCGTGGCCATAGCAACTCGGGGACACTTTCCGAATTAGAGCAATGAGTTagaaacagagagagatcTATTCAATTAAAGGCGGGTCATTTGTATATCACTAATTTGTAAAGTGGTTTTTTTCGAAGTTATAGTGTCAAAAGCATATTTATCTGACCAGTGCAGGTCGATAATTCGAATTTCAATgtaattcgaattttatggagtgcttactacataactttggacatatatCCCGAGTTCCCGAAGCAttgttttgggctcaaacttggtcaagtttgtctattcaacaagatcttgtggtcgtatcaagtgaCTCGTGGACACTTTTGAAAGCTAAACACACTCACATAAGGAAAACCAAACTGATATGAACTGGACACAGAATTAGTTacggacgatgtgatggctggcgAGATTCACACCTCCTGCTCTAGCACACACTAGTAACAAAAACTTCTCCACATGAAGCTGGATTGAGTGTGTGATATCGGCATCAGCTTTAATCTTGAGCGCgattcattgaaaacattACAAAGTGacctgctgctgctgctgctgctaaTATTAATAATAGTAATGCTAATGCTAATAATAATTATTGAAATCTCCAACCTGTAAGAAATTTGAGGGACTTTGGAGATAAATCTGTCTAGCTTTCGACCGTTGAATTGGGGGACCGGTAAATGAGATACACACGTAGTCTTTGACTGTGTCCATTGCAAGCGTTGATAGCCataacttgattgaatttagattGAAAACACACGttttccactttcaagtcttctCTGGCATGGACGATTAAGCCACCTCCTCTTCCTGAATTTGAATTGCTTCTATCACTTCGACTGATAATCGAATAGCCTGACACCTTTAATTCGGAGTTTACAATGTCTTCATGTGTCCACGTTTCGCAGATGCATATCATGTCAGGTTGCTCTACCTTTATTCTTACACATAGTTCGTGTATCTTGTTCATTAGAGATCTGGCATGAAGGTATAGAATtaggaggttttttttttattttgacaagCCTTCGTCCTCCTTTTATGCCTTTTGCCTGCCACTCGTCGTTAACCTGGAGAATATTGTCCCTaacttccttctccttctcttggctgattcagccatggaattgcaGAATGCCATTGTGGCGGCAACCCTGGAGGGGCCGGGAGGAGAAATAAACAGATAGTTAACTACTCTTCACTGGTGACCccgattatttttcttctccgTTTGAGAAGGATATATCCTTATCAAAATGAACCCACAAGATTCCAAATCCCCCCTTTATTCATATCAACAACTCCAGGATGGCATTGTCACAGCCGTCCGAGCCGCCAAGCTGAACGCGGTCCGGTCAAAACAGATTTGCCCTTGATTGGTGCGGTGGCCCCTAAGCTTCCGAGCATTGACCCAGACGATACGGACCTTTGGTTTGCAGCCATTGAGGAGGAATTTAAGGTCAAAAATATCACTGTTTCATCCACGAAATACTCACATGCCTTAGCCGCCATTGACGCTTTGTCTAGATGTTTAATTGGAGATATTATGGCTAACGCCCTCAACCCCGACTCTGGATAAATACCAACTCTTAAAAACCAGGCTTACTACGGGTTTTGGGTATTCCAAAGAGCaacgaattgaaaaaaatatcaatcttCCCGTTCTCGATTCGACAAAACGGCCGTCATTGTGGCTTGCCCGAATCCGTTCAATTTCTGGTTCTGACTTGGATCTTGACGGGCCATGGCCTTTTGTCATTCTGATCCGCAAGCTTCCTCAGGCCTTTAGTGAGGTTGCCTCCATGAAAGGTTTATCCACTATTGGTCCAGTGGTTGAAGCTGCCGATGATCTTTGGGGAGTAACCAATTCGTCCTCATCCCAGGTTCTTGCATTACGCCTAGCTGACCGTCCTCACGTTGACGGTATTTGCCCTTACCACCAACAGCATGGTTTTCACGCATGGAATTGTGTCACCCCCTGCAAACTGGATCgtcatgtcaaaaaaggaCCGACTCCTGGTAATTCCAATAAGATTACCCCTTGCCTCAGAAATAAGTATGTCAAGAATAAACGTGAAAATAACTACAGGGGAGGAAAAGTTAAGTCTTTAACATTGTTGGAACATGGTCTTGATTTGGAGTGCAGCTTGCAGGAATTTCCCGGGGAAGACTCTGCCGGTCTCCACTAACCAGAGCGCAGGCCGGCTCCAAACTCACCAACCCCAAGCTTAACCGCCTCTTTTACGCTAAGGATTCATCCTCTGAACAAAGATATCTAGTCGACTCTGGGGCAGAGGAGAAGCAAATCGTTTTCTCGCCCATTGAAAGCTGCAAATAACTCCAAAATATCTACGTGGGGCCTACGTTCCGTCGTGCTTCATTTTGGCCCCCATTCCTTTCATTGGAAATTTATCGCCGCAGATGTGGACCATCCCATTCTTGGAAACGATTTTCTACGTGCCtctgcatttttctttgatgtcAAAGTTCATTGCCTTATTGATCCGGATAACTTAGGAAAATCCATAAGCCTTGACTCTGTCGATTCCAATGCTAGCATCCTATACGGCTTGGAAGATTCCGCCCATGCCCACAACCCGTATCATCAAATGCTTTGCGAATTTCCTTCTCTGACCACGCCCTGTTTCTCTGATGCCACTGTCAGCCACGGTGTTACACACTTTATTGAAACCAGGGGCCCTCTTCCTCATGCAAAATCCCGTCGTCTGGATCCAAATAGACTTAGCGCTGCAAAGGAATCAATGCAAGAGAATGTCCGTTTAGGAACAGCTCAACGTTCCAAGTCCTCGGTGGCTAGCCCGATCGTTGTGGTTCCTAAGGCTAATGGTACCTGGCGAATATGTGGTGATTATGTTGCTCTGAACGCGGTCACTATTCCTGACAAGTACCCAATTCCCAATATCCTTAATTTCGCCACCAACCTTCACGGCAGGACTACTTTCAGCAAAGTTGATCTGATATAGGATATAACCAGATTCCAGTGGAGCCGTCTCACGTATACAAGACTTCTGTGACCACAACTTTTGGACTATTTGAATATCCCAGAATGCTTTTTGGACTACGCAATGCAGGGAATACATTCCAGCGCATGATGGATGCTTTTTTTGGGGATCTGCCTTTCGTATTCTGTTATCTGGACGATTTATTAATTGCCAGTTGTAGCGAGACCGAACATAAGACGCATATCCGGATGGTGTTTAAGCAATTATCTGACCACGGGCTTATCCTTAGCCCTACTAAGTGCGAATTTGGCAAATCAAGTCTATCTTTTCTTGGCCATTGGATCAGTAGCAAAGGTTCATCACCCCTTCCATGTAAGGTGGAAGCTGTCCAACGGTTTCCTCAACCTTTGAGTGTTCGAGGTTCACAAGAATTTCTCGGAATGATTAACTTTTACCGTTGTTTCGTTCCCCATGCAGCAGAGGTTTTGCAAcctttgtagaaaattctaaAAGACACGGGGAAAACTTC
This Tigriopus californicus strain San Diego chromosome 12, Tcal_SD_v2.1, whole genome shotgun sequence DNA region includes the following protein-coding sequences:
- the LOC131891401 gene encoding uncharacterized protein LOC131891401, giving the protein MIKSFIFPIVLPLSGMTLLSMASPAQPEDPLPDDVQQYVLTEVKLVEGVEADEDVDEDEEDDNNGVQDRILPRVWCRLKCAPICIAQPNATCVCTKTFLGIFPLFTINLPCC